GCATCAGCAGCTCGGAAGCGACCCCGAGTTTCGCAGCGTCGCCGTTGCCGCCGGTGCGACGATTTGGGACGTGCGCGAGCCTCCCGAAGTGCCGATTTTCTCAGGCGAAGCGTACGGCATCGAGGCGCCGGTCGTGCTGACGGTCGGTAACGATTGCGCGGTCGGGAAGATGACGGCGGCACTTGAGATCGTGCGCACGGCGCGTGCCGCCGGAACCAACGCGCAGTTCGTTCCCACCGGCCAGACGGGGATCATGATTGCCGGCTGGGGGATCTCCGTCGACCGCGTCATCGCCGACTTTGCGCCCGGCGCAGCCGAACAGCTCGTTCTCGTGGCCGCGCGCGGCGGCGCCGAGCTGATCGTCGTCGAGGGGCAAGGGGCGATCAACCACCCCGCGTACGCACCCGTAACGCTCGCGCTCATGACGGGATGCGCGCCCGATGCGCTGATCCTGGTCTGCGATCCCGTGCGCCGGGTCATTGAAGAATACCAGACGCCGGTGCTGGGCTACGAGCGTTTGATCGCCCTTCACGAGGCGCTGTCGGCGGCGATCAAACCGGCACCGGTCGTCGGCATCGTACTCAACACCAGACACCTTACGGAGGAGCACGCGCGCGCGCAAGCCGTGCGAGCGCGCAAGGAGACGGGCCTGCCGGCCGAGGACATCGTTCGCTTCGGCGCGCAAGCCTTCTACGAGCAGATTGCGCAGCGGATCGTCAAACGGCGGCCGTCAACCGCCGGCCGGTGAAACCGCGTTTCTTTGTCGCCGGGCTGCTCGCACTGCTCCTAGGAGCGGCTGCGTGCTCGCGACCGGCGCCGCCCTCCGCGGGCGAGCGCAATGCGTGGACGGTCCCGGGCGTCGTGCGTCTGGGCGAAGACGAAGAGCCCGACGGGCTCAACTTGATGTACGCACATACGGCCGCGAGCGATACGATCTCCGGGCTGCTCTATTCGTTCATCCTGCGGTACGACGCGCGAGGCGACTACGTCCCCGACCTTGCCACGCGCGTTCCAACGCTGCGCAACGGCGATATCAGCCGCGACGGCAGGCAGATCGTCGTGCATTTACGCAAGGGCGTCGTCTGGGCCGACGGCGCGCCGCTGACGGCCGCCGACTGGCTCTTCACGTACCGGCTCGTACGCGATCCGCAGACGGCGGTCAAGAGCACGTACGGGTGGGACGAAATTGCATCGGCGTCGGCACCGAATCCGTACACGATCGTCATTCGCCTCCGCCGCGCGAGCGTGCGCGTTCTGGGGATTCTCGCCATGGGCGGGGCGGGCTATCCGCCGCTGCCGCTCCATCTGCTCGCCAAGGTCCCTGACTTGCGCCGGTCGGCCTATAACGAGCACCCGCTTTCGAGCGGACCGTACGTACTGAAAGCGTGGAACCACGGAAGCTCGCTCACCTTCACTCCGAACGCGCGCTATTTCCGCGGAGCGCCGAAGCTCAAAGAGGTGATCTGGAAGGTCGTTCCCGATGTCAACACGCTCTTGAACGAGCTGGCGACGCACGAGGTCGACGTTTACCCCAGCGTCAACGCCAACAACGTCGCGCGCCTTTCGTCGATTCCGGGAATCGCTGTTACGCACCGCCTCAGCGCGAACTGGCGACATCTGGGAATCAACCTTAGCCGTCCGCAGCTCGCCGACGCGCGGGTGCGCCGAGCAATCGCCGAGGGCGTCGACTGGGCGCGCATCGAGCACGACGTCTTTCACGATCTCGATCGGCTCGCGATCTCCGACATCTTCCCGGAGTCGTGGGCGGCCCCGAAACTACCCGCGTACCGCTACGATCCCGGCGACGCAAAGCGATTGCTGGCGCAGGCGGGATGGCGGTCCGGCCTCGACGGCATCCTCGTGAAAGGGCCGCTCGCGATGCGCTTGACGATCTACGCCACGACCGGCCACCAAGAGAACACCGAATCGCAAGTGCTGATCCAGGCGATGTTGCGCAAGATCGGCATCGACATCGAAGTCCGTAACTATCCCGGAAGCTATCTCTTCGCGCAGAACGGGCCGCTGTACACCGGCCGCTACGATCTCGAGTGGTCGATCGAAACCAACGGTCCCGACCCGGACAACTCCGGCAACTGGGCCGGCGCCTTCATTCCGCCGCGCGGTGCGAACACGTCGTGGCTGAACGATCCGATCGTGAACGCTACGAGCCTCGCCGCGGCGAGCACGTTCGATGAGAACGCGCGCAAGGCACTCTACCAGCGGGAAGAGGAACGGATCCGCTACGTCGTGCCAGCCGTCTTCTTCAGCTGGCAAACCGACTACACCGCGATGAACGCGGATCTCAAGAACTACATTCCTGCGGCATTCATCGGCGACACCTGGAACGCGTGGCAGTGGACGATCTGAACGCCGGAACGTTTACGCAAAAACTGGGAGCCGACGAAACGACCCGCCTCTTCTTCGAGGCCTCCCGGCGCGGCGTGCTGAGTTGGAACACGCATACGGAGAGCGGCCGTCTCTCCTTCCGCCTGCTTCGCGCGCACCTGCCCGCGGGGGACTGGCTCGACCACTCCGAGTGGAGGCCCGGCGGGGCGAAGTCACTGAGCCCGTCGCACGATGACACCGTCGTCGAGGTCGACGTCATCCGCGCGGCGCAGCCGTTCGACGGCATCGAGGTTCGTGCGCCCGGCGTGCACTTCGAGCAGCTGGCGTTTTCCGCACCGGTACGGGTCCGCGACTCGCTTCCCTACGCGAGCCACTCGCTGATCTTAGACGTTCCCGCGCGCTCCCAGTACGCGGAGCAGCCCAACGAGCGTGGGTGGTGCAGCCCCGCGGCGCTTTCGATGATTCACGCCTATCACGGAATCGAGGTTTCCGTAACCCAGACAGCGCGCGAAGTCTTCGACCGCTCGTACAACGGAACCGGCAACTGGGTCTTCAACGTTGCCTACAGCGGCCGTCTCGGTTTGCGCGCCGCCGTGGCGCACCTGCGCAATCTCGATCACGCCCAGCGTCTGATCGAACGAAATCTTCCGCTAGCGATCTCGTACTCGTGGAGTGCGGGCGAGCTTCCGGGCGCGCCGCTGGAACGCTCGGACGGCCACCTCGCGGTGCTCTGCGGGTTTACGCGCGCCGGCGACTGCGCGATCAACGATCCGGCGGCCCCAAACGTACGCGTCGTCTATCCGCGAGCCGCCCTCGAGCGAATCTGGCAGCGCAACGACGGCATCGCCTACGTCATCGCACCGGTCGGCATCGAATACGCCGATGTGCTCAACGGCACGTGAACGTCGCTGGGGAGCTGCTCGAGATCGCCCGCGGCGCGTTGGCCTGCGGCGCCGCCGGCTGCGGCGGCCCGCTCTCCGGCGCCGAACTCGCTCTCGTTCGCGCCGCCGGCCGCCCCGCAAAATACGCGGGCCGCAGCATCCGCGCCGCCATTCGCGACGGCGGGGATCCGCTCGGAGATGGTCTCTGCGCGGCCCGCTCGCGGGTGGCGCGCCGCACCCTCGGCACGTTCTACACGCCTCCCGCAATCGTCGACGCGATGACGCGCTGGGCACTGGAACGCCGTGCCGAACGGCTCGTCGACGCAGGCTGCGGAAGCGGACGGTTCGCAGTCGCCGCGGCTAAGCACGACCGTTTCCTGGCGCTCATCGCCGTCGACGTCGACCCTCTGGCCACACTGATGACGCGCGCGGCGCTCGCTGCCGTCGGCGCGGCAAACTCAAGAGTCATCAACGAGGATTATCTCTTCGCCCGCATCGAGCGAATTGCCGGACGAACCGCCTTTGTCGGAAATCCGCCCTACGTTCGTCACCACGAGCTGACGCCGGCAGTCAAGGCGAGAGCCTCCGCGATTGCGAGCGCCATCGGTTCGAGCATCTCTGGTCTGGCCGGCCTGCACGTCCTGTTCTATCTCGCAACCTTGGCGCTGCACGCCAAACGCGGCGACGTCGGCTCCTTCGTGACGAGCGCCGAGTGGCTCGACGTGCGTTACGGCGCCTTTCTTCGCGACGCGTTTGCCGGCGAGCTTGGCGGACGCGGGCTTGCCGCTTTCGATCCGCGCGCGAGGCCGTTTGCCGATGCGATGACCACCGCTGCGATAACGACCTTTTCCATCGGAAGCGCAACGCGATTCGTTACGCTCTCGCAGCTCACCGACCCAGCGGCGATCTCACTGCGTGGGGGACGGCGGTGCGAGCGTTCCGAGCTCGCACGTACGCCGCGCTGGTCCGCGCTCTTCCGAGGAACCCAAGAGCGCGACGAGGCCGGGCGGATCGGCACGCTCTTTCGCGTCTCACGAGGACAAGTCACCGGCGCAAACGGCTTCTTCGTCATGTCCAAGGCCTGCGCGAGCGAGCGCGGCATCTTACGGCACTGCGTTCCGCTCGTCGCCTCCGCGAAAGAAGTCCTCGAATCAGGCGGGATCGTGCGCGATGCTGCGCACCGCATGGTCGCGCTGCAGATTGACTCCGAGGCCCACGTTCTCGCAGACGAAGCGCTCGCAGACTACGTTCGCGCGGGGGAGGCCGCGCAAATTCACCGCGGGTACATCGCGAGCCGGCGCCGCCCGTGGTACTCGCTCGTCTTTCCCCGGCCGCCGATCGTCGGAACCTATATGGCTCGCAGCGCTCCGTGCTTTGCCCGCAACCCGGACGGCCTCGGGCTGCTCAACGTCGTTCACGGACTCTACCCGCGCCGGCCGCTGGACGAACGGACGCTCGAGCACGTCGTTGCATCGCTCAACGCCAGGCGCGCGAGCTTCGTCGGCAAGGGCCGAACCTATCACGGCGGGCTGGAAAAGTTCGAGCCTCGCGAAATGGAAGCGCTCCCGCTCGACCTATCCGAATGAAAACGCTAACGCAGATCGAGAGCGCGGTTATCCGCTGCCGCAAGTGCCCGCGGCTGCGAACCTTCGCCGCCGAGATCGCACGCGAGAAGAAGCGCGCGCATCGCGACTGCGACTACTGGGGAAAGCCGGTGCCGGGCTTCGGCGATCCGCAGGCACGCGTGATCTTAGTCGGTCTCGCGCCGGGCGCGCACGGGAGCAATCGCACCGGCCGCCCGTTCACGGGCGATGCATCT
Above is a window of Candidatus Cybelea sp. DNA encoding:
- a CDS encoding DUF1611 domain-containing protein yields the protein MTRRRYAVLAPGHFATDAKTAHGVIAYGNDEIVAVIDPCAAGKRVNEVLPHLSSTAPIVANLTQALEHGPTSLLIGTAPRGGGLPPDWREEITQALRAKLEVVSGLHQQLGSDPEFRSVAVAAGATIWDVREPPEVPIFSGEAYGIEAPVVLTVGNDCAVGKMTAALEIVRTARAAGTNAQFVPTGQTGIMIAGWGISVDRVIADFAPGAAEQLVLVAARGGAELIVVEGQGAINHPAYAPVTLALMTGCAPDALILVCDPVRRVIEEYQTPVLGYERLIALHEALSAAIKPAPVVGIVLNTRHLTEEHARAQAVRARKETGLPAEDIVRFGAQAFYEQIAQRIVKRRPSTAGR
- a CDS encoding peptide ABC transporter substrate-binding protein translates to MKPRFFVAGLLALLLGAAACSRPAPPSAGERNAWTVPGVVRLGEDEEPDGLNLMYAHTAASDTISGLLYSFILRYDARGDYVPDLATRVPTLRNGDISRDGRQIVVHLRKGVVWADGAPLTAADWLFTYRLVRDPQTAVKSTYGWDEIASASAPNPYTIVIRLRRASVRVLGILAMGGAGYPPLPLHLLAKVPDLRRSAYNEHPLSSGPYVLKAWNHGSSLTFTPNARYFRGAPKLKEVIWKVVPDVNTLLNELATHEVDVYPSVNANNVARLSSIPGIAVTHRLSANWRHLGINLSRPQLADARVRRAIAEGVDWARIEHDVFHDLDRLAISDIFPESWAAPKLPAYRYDPGDAKRLLAQAGWRSGLDGILVKGPLAMRLTIYATTGHQENTESQVLIQAMLRKIGIDIEVRNYPGSYLFAQNGPLYTGRYDLEWSIETNGPDPDNSGNWAGAFIPPRGANTSWLNDPIVNATSLAAASTFDENARKALYQREEERIRYVVPAVFFSWQTDYTAMNADLKNYIPAAFIGDTWNAWQWTI
- a CDS encoding C39 family peptidase, encoding MDDLNAGTFTQKLGADETTRLFFEASRRGVLSWNTHTESGRLSFRLLRAHLPAGDWLDHSEWRPGGAKSLSPSHDDTVVEVDVIRAAQPFDGIEVRAPGVHFEQLAFSAPVRVRDSLPYASHSLILDVPARSQYAEQPNERGWCSPAALSMIHAYHGIEVSVTQTAREVFDRSYNGTGNWVFNVAYSGRLGLRAAVAHLRNLDHAQRLIERNLPLAISYSWSAGELPGAPLERSDGHLAVLCGFTRAGDCAINDPAAPNVRVVYPRAALERIWQRNDGIAYVIAPVGIEYADVLNGT
- a CDS encoding methyltransferase, whose translation is MNVAGELLEIARGALACGAAGCGGPLSGAELALVRAAGRPAKYAGRSIRAAIRDGGDPLGDGLCAARSRVARRTLGTFYTPPAIVDAMTRWALERRAERLVDAGCGSGRFAVAAAKHDRFLALIAVDVDPLATLMTRAALAAVGAANSRVINEDYLFARIERIAGRTAFVGNPPYVRHHELTPAVKARASAIASAIGSSISGLAGLHVLFYLATLALHAKRGDVGSFVTSAEWLDVRYGAFLRDAFAGELGGRGLAAFDPRARPFADAMTTAAITTFSIGSATRFVTLSQLTDPAAISLRGGRRCERSELARTPRWSALFRGTQERDEAGRIGTLFRVSRGQVTGANGFFVMSKACASERGILRHCVPLVASAKEVLESGGIVRDAAHRMVALQIDSEAHVLADEALADYVRAGEAAQIHRGYIASRRRPWYSLVFPRPPIVGTYMARSAPCFARNPDGLGLLNVVHGLYPRRPLDERTLEHVVASLNARRASFVGKGRTYHGGLEKFEPREMEALPLDLSE